The genomic interval GTGTgaacatatataataaataatgaatttatcaaaaaaattctttcttttttttcttgtcgATGCCGAGGCATTTTCCAATTAATATATTTCACTTTAAAGAAACACAGTTATCAAAATGTGATCAATATTGTCAAATTAGATGTTTTAGGTTAAATCACATTATCTAAGATCCATAATATCCATATAAGACACTTCACATGTACATGCAGTAAGCTAAACCTTTTAGCTACCTCATATGTTCATCATGTTTGGAGGTATATCATTTTTCTCGTAATAAAATGTAATAGAGAGTTTGATGTTAAAGATTTATATCATCAAGGTCTTGTTTGATTTTAGTTTCCAAAAGGTATTGAAATTATTTCTAGCGTTGAAATTATAAACCTAAGAAACCATATACAGAGAATTGTTTTCGTGCAATTGATTTGTGTTCATATATATTTCATGtataatttaaattagaaagatttttttttcttaagctGGTAGTATCTGAGACATAAGGTTTATCTTGAGCTGGTTATGAGGGTCTTAATGAAGACCATCTTTTTAGGTAGTTAATGAGATATTGCAATGCATTAAAGGTACTTTCGAATATTAGGTATGAAGTAAATTAGTCAGCATCACCAATTTAATAGTAAGACTTTCATCTTAAAAATGGACCATTATAATTAAAATGTGAGTATCTACCTCAATCTCATGATGCAACAACTGGTTGAATTTTGTTGAGTTGGGAATTTTGCTAGCTTAGAAGATGGTCCTAAGCCTTGTTGTCATTCATTGTGAAGAACCGTGTTTGATACAAGACAACATATTCCTACCAAAGATCATGTTCATATACGAtcacccatttcaaaatactaTATAGGACACCTATCATTTTATAGCTTACTTATATTCAACTAGCTTATCAAATGCCAAGACAATTGCATCACCTAGCCATTAACATTACCAAAGACGTAATCATGTCGTGGGCATGTATTCTGCAAAAACACAATGAACAATTAAGACTTACTAAAGACTTTTTTTGATACGTTCGTACTACTGAAATATACTAACTACGTGACTTGTAGATTTTGGAATGGTGAGAATTAAGGGAAACTGAAGTTGGTCTCTCCCGAACGTGAATTAAGAAAGTTTGTGATCTCTCATCCCTAAATGAGGTCACAATGTTTAATACTAGGTTGTTATTATTGTGCAACATTAACTATGAGATTGTTGATAAAAAGTCTCATTTTAGCCTTTGTGAAAAGGTGGTAGCGCGACACCAATAGTTTTCACCTCCTTGTTGTTGATATGACCATCACTTTGAATCATGTGTCGACATTGTTGCATCTCCCATTATGGGATAGTTTTGTTCATATGTGATGCTATATTTCATATCAATGTCATCATTGTTGGTTGAGTTCTTTGGGATGGAGTTCAGTGACGTCGTGATAGAGTTGAGACAATATCGTAGTGTTTATGTCAAACTAAGTTAGTTGTGCGAGGTGTATGAGGATTGTATCATCCCCACATATAGGAGTATGCAGTTCACGCTCATTTGTTACATCTAACTAGGTGCACAATATTTTCTGATAAAAGTACAACATCTGTTAGCTTGATGTACTTGCTACTATTCGAAAATTTGAAGATGTGTGATGGTATGCATGAGAAGTTGTTACACTTACTCACATGTACGACTGGTTGATGCTTGCTTTGCATAGATAAAGCAATTAGGAGATTATGTCACACTAGTAAATAACAAAAGTAACTTGAATtgcttaaatttattttcaattaaacataTGAATATGAACCATGTTGAATTCATGAATGTATAAAGATATGAATCCTACTTAAAAAGATCCTCCCTTGAACGTCCCATTAATtaagtttataattaattatacaaaaaagtatattaaaaaatacaaaaatgatGTATTCCAGACATctcataacatatttttttattcttattatagcacaatctaaaatacaaaagatatattataaaatgtacAATCTAAATTATACATTCTGAATTCAAATGACagaattgaatttttaaattatatagagTGTCCTTTTAAATTATGGAGATGAGGACGTAATGCCCTTGTTTGTGTAGTGTTCAAGATTTACAtgactgcttcttcctgcaccctcatatattttcaaatttccaaaaatgtccTTTTATACTATTCTGAATTACGTAATCcgaaagtcatttttcaaatttgtaattagcttctggattacataatccggaagccttttttcatatgcatgattaattttcgaattacataattcgaaaatcttatttagcttctggattatgtaatccggaagtcttttttcaaatgagtttccagattacataatccagaaactacTATATGGGAGTGAcataaaaaggataaaaatgtatttttatgttgtgtatggaggtggcagcagaagatatggaggtgctgGAAGAAACAGTCGATTTACATTGTTAGGTGCAATTTAAGAAAACCAAGCCCAAGATAGTCTTACCCAAATTCCTTCAAGGGCCCAGAGACCCATGTGGACTCAATATGTCACTTAGTTTGCACCACACGTTGCTCCCTATTAGTtcggtatttttttttttttatgaagctAAAACACTTTCAAAGTAATTATTcattaacaaaattatgaatattcaTTTTGCAAATTGATTGATAGAATTATGTAAAAAGTAGGGATGCAGAATCTCACATTGTGCACGCATAGATGGTTCAATTGCACTTCTCTGGACAATGCTGTGATTTTGGttcttcattattattatttttacaacaAGCAAATGTCGTAAGGAGATACAGTACTTTTAACCTATAGTAATTTAATGGATTAACTGATAACTTctatttatttgtttgtgttgtgaTATGCTAACTCTGTAAAGTATTAAGCAAAGTACATACATTATTGTTCATGTGTCTGCCTTCTATTCATAATTAGATGACAGATTAGCAGAGGGGAAATGTAATTACACTGAAAAAATGCACTAGAGAATCAAAATCAGACAGATATAGTAAAGAGACTAGAAGTGCcgttaaacaaaaaattaattaatcatagTTGGGTGCTTAGTATCTGACTGATTTAGCAACCTCAAAAAAATGTGCAACATTCTCCTCAGGCGTACCTACTTTAATTCCATGACCAAGATTCAAAATATGTTTCCCTCTTCCTGCTTTTCTCACAGTATCATTTATCCGATCAGTGATGAACTCTTTGGAACCAAAAAGAACACCAGGGTCCACATTTCCCTGGACAGCTATATTTGGTCCCAGTCGCCTCCTACCATCAGCCATATCAACCGTCCAATCCAAGCTAACTACATCCACCCCTGTCAAGGCTAGTCTTTCAAGCAAGCCCCCAGATCCACTAGCATATAGGATCAAAGGGAGATTTGGATGGCTTTTCTTCACAGTATCAATAATCTGCTTCAAGTaaggcaaactgaattcttcaAAATCCACTGGACTAAGTTCTGTTGCCCATGAATCAAATATCTGAACAGCTTGAGCTCCATTATCAGCTTGGTATTGAATGTATCTTGCCATTGACGTTGTAAACTTTTGCAGTAATGAGTGCAGGATCTGTGGAGAAATCACAGTTTTATAGTAAAACGAGTTAAAGAAATGGTGCAAATTTGATCATCGAATGATTTCCTTATTAGCTAAGATTAGGAGTTGATTTTTAATCGTAATGAACAAAATTCATTTTGGAAATGCACACACACAAAATAGAGTAGAAGAAAAACCTAAACAACTATGGTAACATGAACCGTGCTAACTTCTTTCCATTGCAACCAGAACTATTTTTCTAACTAATGACCAACTCAAGGATTTGTTGACTATCTGGACTGATCAGTATATTTCAGGTCACAAAATGCTGAAAAAAAACTGATATAAAACATAGAATGTGCGTGAGTTGCCATGGGCAACAACTTTAGTGAGCTTGAATGATAAGAGAAGACTGCTGAAGATTACCTTGGATTCAGAGAAAGccaatctttttatttttgagaAGTTTTTAGATGAACCACCTTCAACCACATATGATGCCAGAGTGAACGGTGCCCCAACAAAACCAAGAACTGCAGCTTTATCATTCACCTGCAATCAATAGTTATGCATTCAATGATATAGAAAACTATAGGGACATAATACATCAATTGGACACAGAATAATGATAAAGCAACAATAACAAGATATTTGGGTCTCCATCAAGCTCCATTATTTACTAGTACGTGAAACAATTTTATAATACAAACGGGGAAATGAAGATTAACTCAGTATACTAATACCACCAGCATGGAAGACAGttcaataaaatatatagtTCTGTGAGTTTTCAATTTATATGTTCCCCCAAGTACCACATGACATATGCCTAATCACCTTTTCTCCATCATCCATGTTATTACAGCCCCCCACCTATGATTTACAACCAATGAACATCCTTAAAATACAGAGAATTCCTTTTTACTCAAATAAACATACAGATTTCCCGTCTTATGGTATTGGACAAAACATACATGATTCAGGTATAAAAAGGAAGTGGGGTGTAAAATGAACAAAAGCAGAAATGCAACAGAGCATAGGACCAGCCAGACCTCTTTCCTCAAAATTGTCAGTGCTTCACCAACGTATGGAACTGATTCTTCAGGAACAAACTCTCTCACTTGATTGACCTGGGCATCTGTGTGAATAGGATCAAATATGACAGGACCCTTGCCCTTCACAATATCAAAGGGTATATTCATTCCAGAAAGTGGAGTAAGAATGTCTGAGAATAAAATCACCTGTCACAGAATCAGTGAGAAGCAAATTATTAATGgcaacaaaatcaaaatcataatataaaaagtgtgataaaaaaaatgccTGAAAAGGCATAGATATATTAATGAGTGCCAGAGTGTTATCTTACTCCATCAGGCTTGAAAACATGCCATGGTTGCAGGGAAATTTCCACCACAAGATCCACATTTTCAGATCTTTCACGGAATGAAGGATATTTCTCACAGATGGTTTGGTAACtctgataaataaaaattggcAAATTAGATCCATTTTCCATAAAGAAGACACACTAACCAAACTCAGTTCAAGAAGAACAAGAACCCAACCAATTTTAGATTTGGTGGCATTTAAATCATGATAGTTAGTGGACTTCAATTTATAATTGAAGCAGATAACCATGGATCTTATACAATTCAAACAAATTCTTGGGCCAAGGTCATCATAAAAAACTCCAGAAAATTTCTGAAATGgagataaattttgaaaatgtaaaTATTCCGCTAGCAATGTCTAGTTTCAGAGGAGGTGTGTAACTAAATAGCGACAGAGTTAACAAAAACACAACGTTTTACACCTGTCTTGTTTGGATAAGCTTATCCATATGTacttaaacaagaaaaaaaaatgaataagcTTCTGGTAACCTTAAATTAgtttaaacaaaatttcaatttgTACAAATTTTCTCAAAGTCCACATAATACCACTGCATATGCAATTTAACGATATACAAAAATTTATGAGACCAAATACGAAACTAGGCTGCCCTAAACCTTCAATTAAGTTTTACTTCTACAACCATAATGGAAATCCCAAACACCGTACATTATTACGTAAACCATAAATCAAAAATAGCTGCATGAACCTGCCTTCATGTACCTCCCTGCTTGCCTCATGAGCCAAACCGGTGGTCTTTC from Phaseolus vulgaris cultivar G19833 chromosome 1, P. vulgaris v2.0, whole genome shotgun sequence carries:
- the LOC137815141 gene encoding uroporphyrinogen decarboxylase, translating into MLCVNTAFTSFIPRKPTCVFSSKSTTPISCTLQGTVAEPKSTAAAEPLLLNAVRGVEVERPPVWLMRQAGRYMKSYQTICEKYPSFRERSENVDLVVEISLQPWHVFKPDGVILFSDILTPLSGMNIPFDIVKGKGPVIFDPIHTDAQVNQVREFVPEESVPYVGEALTILRKEVNDKAAVLGFVGAPFTLASYVVEGGSSKNFSKIKRLAFSESKILHSLLQKFTTSMARYIQYQADNGAQAVQIFDSWATELSPVDFEEFSLPYLKQIIDTVKKSHPNLPLILYASGSGGLLERLALTGVDVVSLDWTVDMADGRRRLGPNIAVQGNVDPGVLFGSKEFITDRINDTVRKAGRGKHILNLGHGIKVGTPEENVAHFFEVAKSVRY